In the Hordeum vulgare subsp. vulgare chromosome 7H, MorexV3_pseudomolecules_assembly, whole genome shotgun sequence genome, one interval contains:
- the LOC123409162 gene encoding proline-rich receptor-like protein kinase PERK9, giving the protein MTSTPPGDVLPALPPIRTRAAAADPALDNASASTTTVPESEPLPAPAVAEEEDMVVAESRTPAAVADEGEEEEEPRTPTSEESKLRPPTDCPGAPRKPVALAGTRPSPKRPLRYFDAPRDLSAVFMSLPPKKRIRAPPCLVAFRPRCGAVWGHGSAL; this is encoded by the coding sequence ATGACCTCTACACCCCCGGGCGACGTCCTGCCGGCGCTGCCGCCGATCAggacgagggcggcggcggccgatccTGCGCTTGACAACGCATCGGCCTCGACGACGACGGTGCCGGAATCCGAGCCCCTGCCGGCGcccgcggtggcggaggaggaggacatggtGGTGGCGGAGTCCCGGACGCCGGCTGCGGTGGCGGAcgagggcgaggaggaggaggagcccagGACGCCGACCTCGGAGGAGAGCAAGCTCCGGCCGCCCACCGATTGCCCCGGCGCGCCGAGGAAGCCCGTGGCTTTGGCCGGTACGAGGCCATCGCCGAAGCGTCCGCTGCGCTACTTCGACGCCCCGCGCGACCTCTCCGCGGTGTTCATGTCCCTGCCGCCCAAGAAGCGGATCCGCGCTCCGCCGTGCCTGGTCGCCTTCCGCCCCAGGTGCGGGGCCGTGTGGGGCCATGGATCGGCACTGTAG